ATTGCCTTtcttaaaaaaatttctttttttcctttttggataGGAAAGAAAATGCGCAATCCTCATAGAAATCCAAAGATTTCTAGTTTTCCTTTTAAGAAAGACAGGGTTTGAGTTTTGCTATGCTGACAGACGAAGTCAACTCAGCGGAGCTAGTTGGTAGATAATCCGCATGAAATGACATTATAGACCCTTAAATTGTTAACCAAACTGATTGTGagtagtgaaaaatactagaaccccctactatatgggttcaatatatagaagccccacaaaatggatcattcactatcaactccatactttcactttttaatatttctaggcccaaaactttagatttcagggtttggtaataaagtttagggtttgggggaaattcgtaataccaaaaatgccctttactatatatacctaatgaaataggctataggtttcatttccagattcattttcattttcagtttCTCCCACTTCTCTCTCGTCTCTACTctgaagaaaattagggttttttgatcATGCCGAAAGAAAAAGATTGCAGAGAGCAAGAAAACACTCTCGCTCCATCGATATCCGCTGATGACGTTTAATTCAACGTTTCTTCTAATTTTATTGTATAATTTTGCAGTAGAATAAACGAATCCGAGAGAAGATTTCAATCAACTAATCTGCAGATTCAACTCAGATTCATCAACAAGCTAATTATACAGGTAAGTATCCTCTTCTCTTTGTGATGATGCTTCGGTTTAGAGATTTTAGCTGatttattttggattcaaatttcaGAAAAGtatttcaaaacctaaatcttCAGATGCTTTTCAATCGACTTATCTGAATCGAAATCAGAGCTTAGATTCACAATCATCTACTTACTCTGGTTGTTTTGATGTAGAGTTTTCgaaaaaaaattgaacaaaaatTTTCGATCTGTTCATCGTCAAAATTGTTGTATACCTCTATTTTTATCTTCGATCTAATAACTGATTTGAGATTCGATATCAGTGAATCATCCTCTCTATTACCCATaggtttgatttgaattttattcacttttattttttgattttcatttatACATGATAAAATACATGAAATGGTGGTAGGAATTTAGTTAAGGCGAAGGATTTAGAGAAGGATTTttgagctggtggtggtgttgttgatGTAGGTAGTATGAGTGGTGAAGAAATAAGTAAATTGAATCCAGGCACGATTTTGTTtgttattgttgatgttgttattCGTTGTTGTTTACATTTCAATTTGAAAATGTCTGTGAAATGAACTAATAATGCGATTTCAGCAATTCTTTGAGGCGATACAAACTTAAAACCTCTAGTTCAagtatttagatataaaatctaCTGGTAATATCACAAGATCGGCTTTGATTACTTGTTTCTGACTCAGATTCGACTCATTATGCTGTGTTAGAAACTCAGTTGAATGAGAAACTGTTCAATGGCGATATTCTTAAGGGATCCGTGGTTCAATTATTTGATTACATGAGTCATACTATTCAGAATCAGAAGTAAGTTTATCTAAATTTCGATctaattttaggtttaatttcaattttttggtATTGCGAATCTTTGAAATGATTCTCAGTTCAGATTATTAGTAGGTTTAATCTGATATTGGTGTTGGTTAAACTAGAAATTATACTATGTTATTGTGTTTATCAGCTAAGAATCTGATAGATTTTATGGTATGTGTGCCTGCCGTTTGATATAGATTACTAAGCACTTATATCTATGAATACTATGTTGAATGCTTGGTGAACTATTAAGCAAGTTGGATCCAAACAGTTACAGGGTATCCGTAAAGGTCTACGTGGTGATTCTGTTGTATTGATGGGAAAAAACACTATGATGAAGCGTTCTGTTAGACTTTATGCTGAAAAGACTGGAAACCAGGCTTTCGTTAACCTCATTCCTCTCCTTGTTGTAAGTATCTTTTTGATTCATTAATATGTTTAACAGTGATTTTTGAGATTTagttttgatttgttgattgggtATGTAGGGAAATGTTGGATTGATCTTCACTAAGggagatttgaaggaagtcagtgAGGAAGTGGCTAAGTACAAGGTTTGTTTACCTGGTTATGTTTTTAGTTTGGATTTGCTGTTTAGATTAGAAATACTCGTTTATGCAGTATTATATGCTTGATGAACTTACATAAACTAGGTACTCTAAAATGATACTGAGCCCATTGGCTCAGCTTATGATCGTTACTTGCGGAGTGGAGGAGTAAGTAAATCACATTATATTACAAAAGAGTGTTTTTTGGATATTCGGTATAGTACTGAGTTGTATGGTTTTGAATTTTCATTCAGCAAGCTCCGTCGTTTAGTGGTGGAGAATCTGGTAGATTTTTAGGTGGTGGAGGAATGCTTGGTCATCAGATGGATGATCTACGTATGTTTGGTCTTCGGAGCTTTGATCCATGCATGGTTCCTCCTAAGAGCAGGGATATGGGACTTCCAAGCATCAAACAAGAGATTCCACTTCCTCCAGATGCATCTAACACTTTATTTGTGGAAGGGTTGCCTGCAAATTGTACACGACTCGAAGTGTCTCGTATCCTTTTATCTGCAGACTATATCTTCATGTATTTCTTTGTTACGTTTTTTTTCATCTTGTCGTCAGTTGTTAGACCTTCACTTGGGCTTGCAAATATCTTTCGTCCTTTTGTAGGTTTTAAAGAAGTGAGACTTGTGAGCAATGAGTCTCTTCATGTAAGTGAATCCAGTATCCTTATACATAGTTAAGTTTTTATTTTCGTACTCGTGGTCTCAGGATAATTTTGTTTGTTACAGTCTGGAGGAGATCCACTTGTCCTGTGTTTTGTTGATTTTATCAATCCTGCACAGGCAGCAACTGCGTTGGACGCCTTACAAGGTGAACAAAAAAAAGCttactcttcttctttcttcacttTATGTGAAACTTAGCACCATCTGTATACACAAATTCATTTTACCTTGTATCCTTACTACTTATTATCATGCTACAATAAGCAGTAAATATACTGGATTCATGCCTAAATTATTTTATATACCATTTACCATAAACAACCTATTTGCTGCAATGTGCTTAGTATGGTATGACTGCAAAAGCATTGGAAACAAAGCAATAAATACAACTGAAGCTTCGTCATTTGTGCCTCTGTATGTTGAAAATATTGCAACAAATATTTTTGACATCCCTGAGTTTTTCTTTCAGCGACCGTGCTCTGCTAATCTCTGTTTCTGCCTTAAGGGGTTTTGATCTAGAAGCTGGGGACTTGCCGGAGTTTAATCAGGTTGGTTACTGTCTTCTTTTGTAAGTTATCTGACTTTTTttggatgtgtaactattagttacacatgctaattagatgtgtaacttctaggtacacaagctaaatggatgtgCAGCTACGAGTTACACATGccaattagatgtgtaacttatagatacacatgctaaGAATGGCTAACAAAGCTTCCAAGGCTGTCAAAGCTGGAGCATCAACCATTAAGAAGAAGGCTAAGAATATCTGCACATCAGTCATATTTCACAGGCCAAAGACATTGCAGAAGGAAAGGAATCCCAAGTACCAATATATTAGTGCACTACCAAGGAACAAGCTGGACCATTACCAGATCCTGAAATACCCACTCACCACCGAGTCCGcaatgaagaagattgaagacaacaagaagaagaaaacaaggatgcTTTCAAGAAGATGTAAAACATCCAGACAGATAAAGTGAACACCGTTATCAAGTAAGCCTTCTTGATTACTTACGActagctacttctttttcttgaaaggtagtatatggatataggtctggaatggtttcacttaactcatacatctgtttaactgcacatcacacaagccatatgcatgacaatttgcacgtttaactagcattggcagactatggatgtgtaactagtagttacacatgctaattaaatatgtaacttctaggtacacaagccaaataaatgtgtatctactagttacacatgcaaattagatgtctaacttatagttacacatgctaatttgatgggatatgcatatgtaacttatagttacacatgctaatttgatgggatatgttatagtggttatatttatgaaattgagaaaagaacatcaagtcctagtagtagggagtagtagtggatgcagattagactaattagatgcaggttatacttatagttacacataataattagatgtgtaatttctagttacacatgatgattgtatgtgtaacttatgctaatatgcatgtgtaactattgtttacatgtgtaactactgattacacatgcattttgttttcctgggttcatatTTATACCCTActgaatcagttgtgtgatcattttttgcgatattaatgtgctagcacaaggttcccaggtgtttgtattattctgccagtataattactgtctgaagctttactttctgttgcttaaaatgtccttcgtcatcgataatatgaaaatggcttaggtacatctagactagcgctgtaaaacgtctttctgttaatacagtgctaacaacgtctttctgctgaagcagtgatatcttaattaagagcttctcattcacttgcaaggttaactgtattattttatgactggtaattgcttgatagtcacctctcgtttttgctagtgttattcatttagagatggatttactgattttatgttgacatatctaagtcagatgcatgtgtaactcctagttacataattcagatgcatgtgtatctgcaagttacacatgttaattagatttgtaacttttacttacacatactgattttgggtacacatatcaatatgtatgtgtaactcctagttacactagtcatatgcatgtgtaactgctagctacactagccagatgaatgtgtatctcctagttacacatgttatatgcatgtgtaactctcagttacacaattcagatgcatgtgtaaccgctagctacactagtcagatgcttgtgaaactgaaatatacattgttttatgtactgttcattttaatcgtataaatactgattgcttgttgttatatttcaggttttagataacttcataaaagctaattgcttaaacgtggtaatggtctcgctggaattggagttgacgctgaatacacaagtcagatgcatgtgtaactctcagttacactagatagacacatgctaaacagatgcgtgtgtaacttctagttacacatgctaagaaattattgtaaatgaatattaaagtaataactttttttttgtgttttttttttatgtctatttatttgcatatatatacaagtgtaactttgcattacacatatcataaggatgtgtaacttctggttacacatgccatatgcatgtgtaacttctgtttacaccttcgcactgtattttaataattccgggcctagatttaataattttgggcctaaatttaaattttatttaattatgggcttgacaatatgcataagggtatcaaggtcttttaaaaactcggggcctagatttaaactttttttaattaagggtctcatattatgggttatccatgggttgggcctgagcctaatttccccttgtGAGTAAAGCAATTAAGCCATACCCGGAAAATGAACCCATACCTAACTTCCTTGCCCATTTTCTGCATGCCTGTATCTTCGTTCGTCCTCGAtcagttttcttcttctcctcaatTGGGTTGAATCTGCAGTGATGCGATGTAAAGGAAATCGAATTCAGGTGACCTAAATATAATGTTCTATGTGAAGAAAGTAGGATATCTACAATGAGATACAGATGAATTGAATTGATTGAATGGTTCATTTACATCTGAGTTCTTACACGAGTATATATACTCGGACAGGCACGACTCTCAACTCTTGTACCGACGCACTCACGTGTTAACCACACGCTTACAATACTGAGCTCTCTGCTCTCTCACACATACACATTCACTCTATTACTCCCCCTCATTCTCAAGGTGTCCGTAAAAGACACTTGAGAGTACACATTACAGGACTGATCTCTCATCTCTCTCGCACGTACACATTCACTCTATACAACAGGGCCGATCTCCTAGCAAAAGTAGAAAATGCAAAGGCAGTTGATGTACTGGAGGAACAAAAGTAGCAGCAGCACCAAAATAATCACCACAGAACGTGAAGGAGTAGATAATCATACCTGCAATAATCTCGTACGAAGACAAAATAACAGTTGCGAGGCCAAACAAGTAAGATGAGAGAAATATTTATATAGTGAGACTCCAAATAGCATAAGTGACATCAGCATAATGAAATCGAAGACAAACTAACAGTTGGATCAGACAACTGGGAAAGCAAATAACACCATAACTGGCCAGGACACTGATGGCTACACCTGCTGAATCTGTAGTAGAATCATACTATATCCATACAGCAGAAGTATACGAAGTAGAGTGAGCATCTAGAGCAGTGGTGACACAATACAATACTCACAGTAGCAGACAAAAGGTTAATGATATATGAGGCACAAGAGAATCTGGTTGCAAAGCAAGACTAGCAGATAAAAATGTTCACACCCTTGGCAACAATGAACCTGATTATTGAAAATCCATATAAACCACATCTCTTGCAACAAGTACCATCACCATTTCAAATTCAATATGTATACTCGGGCTTGACGTACCAACAGCGGAAAGATCTCATACACCACCAACAATTGAATAACATCATCATTTAGTTTTATTCATACATAGGGTAAATAAACCCAGCAGTTGAAGGAAACTAGCAAGATTGCTCCTAGAAACACCAAACAAATCCAAACGAAACTTCAATTCAAAAGTAATTCACCAATTATCCTAAATGGTATTTCCTATGATCAACCATAAGTTACCAATGCATGACCCGCCAGGACTAAAACCATTCAAATCATTTAGTTTTTATTCATACATAGGCTAAACAAACCTAGCAGTTGAAGGAAACTAGCAAGATTGCTCCTTATCTTGCATTTATTTGTGAACAAACAACCTTACATCTTGAGGTTTAAAAACAAACAGGTGAATTGTATCCAATAGAGCTCTGCAATAGGCATAGAACCGCGGCTGTACACAAGTGCAACATCAAACACCCGAACGGACCAGAACCAACAAGATCTGAAGAAATGAATCACCATACTCACACAACTAGATGAACCAGATTCACTGTAGATTATATGTTGGCATAAAACAAACACGAGAAAAACCAAGGGAGTACCAAGAAGTTCATGAAATCAAGAAAGTAAGAAATCTAAAAAAACAAGGTCTCAAATGTGGGATCAAGAAATCAAAACAATGTCAACATGGAACTGAAATCAGATCTAGAAACATCAAGAGAGATGAAAGAATCTGAAAAAACAAACAGTCGGCAAGAACGAGTTGATAGTATATGAAAACAACTTCTTTCCCAGTAGAAATGCAGCCATTAATGTCATCAAATAGCACGATTCAGCATTTTGAACAACACTGTACAAGTTCTTGGATATATAGACTGAACAAATCCTAAGTAAATATTAGATTTCAACCTAGGCTAAAAGAATTAAGCTTACATCTTCAGGATATGAATATAGATATTTCAATAGGGAATAAAAATTTTAAATATGCCAAAACAACACTATAAAGAAGAATCGCATGCGACGAATTAATGCGCTAACTTGTTCAACAGAAGCACGGTCTCTTTTGTCAGTGATGTTAGTTTTATCAATGGACGTTACTCGGAGACTTTGACAAGTAACAGTTGTCACAGAACTGGACATGCTCATATTTTCCCTCCCTTCCTACTCCTACGTCGGCAATTTTCACAAATTACGAATAAAACATCACATAAGTTAATAGAAGATGAAACTATGCATGTATGGTTCAGAACATTGATCAAGTTACAAATGTACTGAATTACTATGAAAGAAACCAACAAGGAGACACTCTTGTGCAGAGAACTAATGGTGATACGTTATCAGAACCAAACTACGTACAATGTGGAAATGAGCATAAGAGAAGCTACTACTAGAAAAAAGGCTGTGAGGGTGAATTACCCAATGGCCACGTGTCAATATCCCAAGGGATGAGTCTATGATGGAATGATGAGATAAGAGCATCAAATCATACTCCAAAAAGGTGAGTTTGTCTGAATCGAGACGCCTGCTACAACATCGCATGAACGAAGCGTGTGAGGAGTAGTCTACTCTGCTCaaacggtcaagtctaaaaagaagcactgcatttaatgaaggataagaagagATGAGAGCGGATCTATATCGTAACGAAAGGCTCGGGCGATCTATATACTACGACCCAGAGGTGATACAGCACGAGGTTCTCTAAGGACGAAGCTATACGATGGCGAGCAGAGAGAGACAAATCGGAAGGAGACAAAGaaagccatcacgagggatagtataaaACTTGTCTGAAGCAACGAAGATGATATATGATAGCTCCACCAGTCCATGTACAAGGAGATGGAAAACTTATGTAACAATATATGGTCTTTCTACAAAGAATTCCTAAGAGAGAGATCTAGACACTGAGAGAGTAAGAAATCTAAGTGATATTTGtagctctttcaagggtaagaacttataatcaataaagaaaacatcttctttcccgtggatgtaggtcttcatcgccgaaccacgttatatgcttatgTTAATCTTTTCTTTCcatgctctttacatcttgttcatcttgaatcttgaatgATTTAGTAGTTTATAACCTTTAGATTTACTTGGGTGTAGTCattagaaaagatgcaactacaaaggcctACAACATAtatgttttattgaagaagacaACATTGCTATCTAATTGTGGACAATCATTGTCAGTAGTTTTAATGATAATAAGCATGAAAACAAGCAGACTATCAGTAGTATTGCATCTGTTGTTGTAATCCCAACTGAACTACTACAATACATTATAGAAGATAATTTGCGCAAATTTCAACTCCCCATTTCGCTCACAAAATTTCCAATTATCTCTATTCACCAAAGAAATCCAAATAAGTTAATACACCCATAGACTAGTTGGCCCAAATTATTTTATACGATCTTTCTGTTGTTTACCCAATTTATTTTATAGGATCCTTGTATTTTTCACCCAATTTATTTAATGCGACATCAATAGAAGAATACCCAATTAATGTTGTATTAAACATCAAATTCCTAATTCATGTTGTCAAATAGGTGTAAAAATTGTCAATAATCACTCAAAGCAAATAGACCGACATATCTGAAGGAACACTAAAAGATCAGGACAGAAAGAGCTGGAGTGTTAGATTTTGGCTTGCGTAAAGTAAACCCCGACATACCTGATTCTACATAATCTCAAGTTCAATTTTGGATGACCTCAAATCCACGCTTACAAACAAACAGATATAACAAACCACTTATCAGCTCATATAATAGATTACTCCAAGACTCAAAAAATTTCTTAAATGGTCTATAAAATACCTTTAGTTCATAAGAAACCAAACCACCCAAAATCAATTAGCCATCCATACACTTTATCTATTGTCTTCATCTACACAAGATCGCAGTAAGGAGGAATTAAAGCATTGCACTAGGGTTTCTCCATCAATTGCTAACCATGGCATCGCAATAACAAACAATTGAATTGGAGTGCTGCGGAGATCGGTGATTTGCTGATCAATGGGAATAATATTGATGGGGGAACATGCTTCTGTTAGAGAGATTTATTTTAATCTTCCATATTAATTCAAGGATTAACCAATACCAGCATATATTAACTATGGGTAAGGACTGATGGGCAAAagtagaaaagaaaaaaccaaacttCAAATATATGGACGGACAACCGATTTTATCCGTCAACTAAGGTTGACTCAAAAGTTATCTGTCAGTGAAGCAAAACTGAAATCTTAGGAATTTTATGAGGATTGCTCAAAGAAAATCTCTTAATAAAATTAAGATACTGCATGGtctcttcttttcttgttttgaaGCATGAATTATACATTACTAAGCTTTTTGCATTTTTGACCGCAACCTTCCAACCACGTAACCGATGTTCATCCTAGTCCTGACCCACTCAACTGT
Above is a genomic segment from Papaver somniferum cultivar HN1 chromosome 10, ASM357369v1, whole genome shotgun sequence containing:
- the LOC113316738 gene encoding protein MATERNALLY EXPRESSED GENE 5-like; the encoded protein is MILSPLAQLMIQAPSFSGGESGRFLGGGGMLGHQMDDLRMFGLRSFDPCMVPPKSRDMGLPSIKQEIPLPPDASNTLFVEGLPANCTRLEVSHIFRPFVGFKEVRLVSNESLHSGGDPLVLCFVDFINPAQAATALDALQGEQKKAYSSSFFTLCET